A region of Nostoc sp. 'Peltigera membranacea cyanobiont' N6 DNA encodes the following proteins:
- the map gene encoding type I methionyl aminopeptidase encodes MKTELIVILSQREIEKMRQAGRLAAKLLQHLEPFVKPGVSTLELNDEAERWTQAHGAKSAPLGYKGYPKSICTSVNEVICHGIPNAKQILKEGDIINIDVTPIVEGYHGDTSKTFFVGTPSAKTRKLVEVTEECLRLGIAEVKPGGRIGDIGAAIQEYAEGQGFSVVRDFVGHGISNIFHTAPDVPHYGTRGKGKRLRPGMVFTIEPMINEGTYEVEVLSDKWTAVTRDRKLSAQCEHTLAVTEDGVEILTLPEG; translated from the coding sequence ATGAAAACTGAACTAATTGTTATTTTATCCCAACGAGAAATAGAGAAAATGCGTCAAGCTGGGCGTTTAGCAGCCAAACTTCTCCAGCATCTCGAACCGTTTGTCAAACCAGGGGTTAGCACTCTGGAACTAAATGATGAAGCCGAACGTTGGACGCAAGCGCATGGAGCAAAAAGCGCACCCCTTGGCTATAAGGGTTATCCCAAATCGATTTGCACTAGTGTAAATGAGGTAATTTGTCATGGCATTCCCAATGCCAAGCAGATTCTCAAAGAAGGTGACATTATTAATATTGATGTAACGCCCATTGTTGAAGGTTATCACGGCGATACATCCAAGACCTTCTTTGTTGGTACACCTTCGGCAAAAACGAGAAAGCTGGTAGAGGTGACAGAGGAGTGTTTGCGCCTGGGGATTGCTGAAGTTAAACCTGGGGGACGCATTGGCGATATTGGTGCAGCTATTCAAGAATATGCTGAAGGACAAGGCTTTTCTGTAGTGCGAGATTTCGTTGGACACGGCATCAGTAATATTTTTCACACTGCGCCGGATGTTCCGCATTATGGCACACGCGGTAAGGGTAAGCGTCTCAGACCAGGGATGGTTTTTACTATTGAGCCAATGATCAATGAAGGTACTTACGAAGTCGAAGTTCTCAGCGATAAGTGGACTGCGGTAACGCGCGATCGCAAGCTTTCTGCTCAATGCGAGCATACCTTAGCTGTAACTGAAGATGGCGTTGAAATCCTGACTCTACCTGAAGGTTAA
- a CDS encoding Uma2 family endonuclease → MTQVLPKLLTFNEFIEWYPNDGKRYELHKGVIIEMPPPTGSHEKVVGFIAHKLTVEFDRLNLPYTIPKTVSIKTPSAESAYSPDVLLLNLDNLDNEPLFQKQSTVSLAASVPIVIEVVSSNWRDDYYNKLRDYEEMGIPEYWIADYAALGARKFIGNPKQPTIFVCELVDGEYQMISFQGNTAISSPTFPQLNLTAQQIFNVAN, encoded by the coding sequence ATGACCCAAGTATTGCCAAAATTACTCACCTTCAATGAATTTATTGAATGGTATCCCAATGATGGAAAACGCTATGAATTGCACAAAGGAGTAATTATTGAAATGCCACCCCCAACCGGTTCGCATGAAAAAGTTGTAGGATTCATAGCCCATAAGCTAACTGTCGAGTTCGATCGCCTGAATCTTCCCTACACTATACCCAAAACTGTATCGATCAAAACTCCTTCTGCTGAATCCGCTTATTCGCCTGATGTGTTGCTGCTAAATCTTGATAATCTCGACAATGAACCGCTTTTTCAAAAACAGTCAACAGTAAGCCTTGCAGCATCGGTTCCAATAGTTATTGAGGTTGTTTCAAGCAACTGGCGAGATGATTACTACAATAAACTTAGGGATTATGAAGAAATGGGAATTCCCGAATATTGGATTGCTGATTATGCTGCATTGGGTGCAAGAAAGTTCATCGGCAATCCCAAACAACCTACTATCTTTGTATGCGAATTAGTTGATGGTGAATATCAAATGATATCATTTCAAGGTAACACCGCGATTTCATCACCTACTTTTCCTCAATTAAATTTAACTGCACAGCAGATTTTTAATGTGGCTAACTAA
- a CDS encoding pentapeptide repeat-containing protein: protein MTIESDSPNLPTPEPVPENDLQPDDFEGSSTEKNLTSEVLAVIGSLQSPQHTIAIQQARSDFKQPITNQFTVKPRALLITLIAIAITFIGIIFNNWIVGIIGTLIALLLSLAILLPWFQEVLNEWFSPQERTLFVAFLGLIVAIVGLIRFTGVGDRLLVLGRKINWDIAGTLADWFGALGQILIAIIAVYVAWRQYVISKDLTIQQNMLTIQQNIITQQQTIDSYFQGISDLVLDEEGLLEDWPQERAIAEGRTAAILSSVDGSGKAKILRFLSRSKLLSPLKRDRLLGRAILDGTGGYAEDRLEGLRVIDLGVMLAAADLSGTDLRWTDLSEANLVRANLIACDLVKANLSRTILYSANLSGADINGIRLFYGVVDKASPRSRTEPPDYETGEQTGAVVENADFSNVQRMSEAARCYCCSWGGEKTRATIPGGCEGIPNRLGR, encoded by the coding sequence ATGACAATTGAATCCGATTCCCCTAATCTACCAACCCCAGAACCAGTTCCTGAAAACGACTTGCAACCGGATGACTTTGAGGGTAGTTCAACTGAGAAAAACTTAACCTCAGAAGTACTAGCGGTGATTGGATCTTTACAATCTCCGCAACATACAATTGCTATACAACAAGCCCGTTCCGACTTCAAACAACCCATTACCAATCAATTCACAGTAAAACCGAGGGCATTGCTAATTACTCTAATAGCGATCGCCATCACCTTCATCGGAATTATCTTCAATAACTGGATCGTCGGCATTATTGGAACGCTGATAGCTTTGTTGTTATCTTTAGCGATATTATTGCCTTGGTTCCAAGAAGTTTTAAACGAGTGGTTTTCACCCCAAGAGCGCACCCTGTTTGTGGCGTTTTTGGGACTAATAGTGGCGATCGTTGGCTTGATTCGGTTCACAGGTGTAGGCGATCGCTTACTTGTTTTAGGACGCAAAATTAACTGGGATATTGCTGGAACCCTAGCAGATTGGTTTGGTGCTTTGGGACAAATTCTCATCGCTATCATTGCCGTTTACGTGGCTTGGCGACAATATGTAATTTCCAAAGACTTGACAATTCAGCAAAATATGCTGACGATTCAGCAAAATATTATCACCCAGCAACAGACAATTGATTCCTATTTCCAAGGCATTTCAGACTTAGTATTAGATGAAGAAGGATTATTAGAAGATTGGCCTCAAGAAAGAGCGATCGCTGAAGGACGCACTGCGGCAATTTTAAGTAGTGTCGATGGTAGTGGTAAAGCGAAAATTCTCCGCTTTCTCTCACGTTCCAAGTTGCTATCACCCTTAAAACGCGATCGGCTATTAGGTCGAGCCATTCTTGATGGGACTGGCGGATATGCAGAAGACCGCCTGGAAGGTTTGCGTGTCATCGATTTAGGCGTAATGTTAGCCGCAGCAGACCTTTCGGGTACTGATTTACGTTGGACTGACCTCAGCGAAGCTAATCTTGTCCGTGCTAACCTGATCGCTTGTGACTTAGTAAAAGCCAACCTCTCCCGCACAATTTTATATAGTGCTAATCTCAGTGGTGCTGACATCAACGGCATTCGCCTATTCTACGGTGTAGTAGATAAAGCATCGCCCCGCAGTCGGACTGAACCACCAGATTATGAAACCGGCGAACAAACTGGCGCTGTGGTGGAAAATGCCGATTTCAGCAATGTGCAACGGATGTCTGAGGCTGCGCGTTGCTACTGTTGCAGTTGGGGTGGCGAAAAAACGAGAGCTACTATCCCTGGTGGTTGTGAAGGTATTCCAAATAGGTTGGGAAGATAG
- the rsmA gene encoding 16S rRNA (adenine(1518)-N(6)/adenine(1519)-N(6))-dimethyltransferase RsmA, translated as MIRPRKVFAQHWLKSEKALDAIIRAAECRESDGSAKGERVLEIGPGTGILTRRLLPLVQSLIAVEIDRDLCHLLSKQLGKTENFLLLQGDFLTLDLPSYLVAFPNFQKPNKVVANIPYNITGPIIEKLLGTIANPNPEPFDSIVLLVQKEVAERLYAKPGSKTFGALSVRVQYLAECELICTVPAAAFHPPPKVDSAVVRLRPRKIEIPALNPRQFETFLKLGFGAKRKMLRNNLQSVIERDRLSHLLEQLKINPQARAEDISVQQWVILANELGVGSKE; from the coding sequence ATGATCCGACCGCGTAAGGTCTTTGCTCAACATTGGCTCAAAAGTGAAAAGGCACTCGACGCAATTATTCGAGCAGCAGAGTGTAGAGAAAGCGATGGCTCCGCCAAGGGCGAACGCGTCCTAGAAATTGGCCCCGGAACCGGCATTCTAACTCGTCGTTTGTTGCCCTTAGTTCAATCTCTGATTGCAGTTGAAATAGACCGCGACTTATGCCACCTGTTGTCAAAACAACTGGGTAAGACTGAAAATTTCTTATTGCTGCAAGGCGATTTTCTCACCCTAGATTTACCATCTTATTTGGTAGCCTTTCCCAATTTCCAAAAGCCAAATAAAGTAGTAGCCAATATTCCCTACAACATTACAGGGCCAATCATTGAAAAACTACTGGGGACGATCGCCAACCCCAACCCCGAACCATTTGACTCAATAGTGTTGTTGGTACAAAAAGAAGTCGCAGAAAGATTGTATGCTAAACCAGGGTCAAAAACCTTTGGGGCGTTGAGCGTGCGGGTCCAGTATTTGGCCGAGTGTGAGTTAATTTGCACCGTTCCAGCCGCCGCATTCCATCCACCGCCAAAAGTCGATTCAGCAGTGGTGCGATTGCGCCCCCGAAAAATAGAAATACCAGCACTGAATCCCCGACAGTTTGAAACTTTCTTAAAATTGGGGTTTGGTGCCAAGCGCAAAATGTTACGAAATAATTTGCAATCTGTTATAGAACGCGATCGCTTGAGCCACTTACTGGAACAATTAAAAATAAATCCCCAAGCCAGAGCCGAAGATATCAGCGTTCAGCAATGGGTAATTCTAGCAAATGAACTAGGAGTGGGCAGCAAGGAATAG
- the ispE gene encoding 4-(cytidine 5'-diphospho)-2-C-methyl-D-erythritol kinase has protein sequence MRSYSLIAPAKINLYLEIIGDRPDGYHELAMILQSIGLADQIDVRSITTDSIRVHCNHPQVPTDKSNLAYRAAELMVKQFPEAFAKYGGVEITVNKQIPVAAGLAGGSTNAAAVLVGIDLLWKLGLTQSELEELGGTLGSDVPFCVAGGTAIATGRGEQLSPLPSLDTIYVVLGKYRSLEVSTPWAYKTYRQQFGHSYIKDSYNLAARANAVHSGAIVKAILDKDPREIAQKLHNDLERVVLPAYPQVLQLREVFANQEGVLGTMMSGSGPTVFALFESQQQAELVLRQVREAILDEDLELFVTRTIAHGIKVSLSI, from the coding sequence ATGCGTTCCTACAGCCTAATTGCCCCTGCTAAAATCAACTTGTATCTGGAAATCATTGGCGATCGCCCCGATGGCTATCACGAGTTGGCCATGATACTTCAAAGTATTGGACTTGCAGACCAAATTGATGTGCGTTCTATCACCACTGACAGCATTCGCGTTCACTGCAACCACCCACAAGTACCGACAGATAAAAGCAATCTGGCATACCGGGCAGCAGAATTAATGGTAAAGCAATTTCCCGAAGCCTTTGCCAAATATGGGGGTGTGGAGATTACCGTCAATAAGCAGATTCCTGTAGCGGCTGGGTTGGCTGGGGGTTCGACCAATGCAGCAGCTGTGCTGGTAGGGATAGATTTACTGTGGAAGTTGGGATTAACTCAGTCAGAATTAGAGGAGTTGGGAGGCACACTTGGTTCAGATGTCCCCTTTTGTGTAGCGGGTGGAACTGCGATCGCAACAGGTAGGGGCGAACAACTTTCTCCCTTGCCGAGTTTAGATACTATATATGTAGTATTGGGGAAATACCGCAGTCTAGAAGTTTCCACACCTTGGGCATACAAAACCTATCGGCAGCAATTTGGTCATTCTTATATTAAAGATAGTTATAACTTGGCAGCACGTGCTAACGCAGTTCATTCAGGAGCAATAGTGAAAGCTATCCTGGACAAAGATCCGCGAGAAATTGCCCAAAAATTGCACAATGATTTAGAGCGCGTGGTATTGCCAGCCTATCCCCAAGTCTTGCAGTTACGAGAAGTATTTGCAAATCAAGAAGGCGTTTTAGGAACAATGATGTCTGGTTCTGGGCCAACAGTATTTGCTCTGTTTGAGTCTCAACAGCAGGCAGAACTAGTTTTGCGGCAAGTCAGGGAAGCAATTCTTGATGAAGATTTGGAATTGTTTGTAACTCGGACAATCGCACATGGTATTAAAGTGTCATTGTCTATTTAA
- a CDS encoding DUF3082 domain-containing protein, whose translation MSDQNLAPQTETKTQATASPLRCFTGSVISGGMGYAMYSLMIAIATNFANKPVHSINPLVIKISSAVRTLVVGVVALGSGIFGIVAIGLLALGVQLLVQELTKQKSSEN comes from the coding sequence ATGAGTGACCAAAATTTAGCACCACAAACAGAAACTAAAACACAGGCAACAGCGAGTCCCTTACGCTGTTTTACTGGGTCAGTAATTTCTGGGGGAATGGGATATGCAATGTATTCGCTGATGATTGCGATCGCTACAAATTTTGCTAATAAACCTGTCCATTCAATTAATCCATTGGTAATTAAGATTTCTTCTGCTGTTCGGACTTTGGTTGTTGGTGTAGTTGCTTTAGGAAGCGGGATATTTGGTATAGTAGCAATTGGTTTGTTGGCTTTGGGAGTACAATTATTAGTCCAGGAGTTGACCAAGCAAAAAAGTAGTGAAAACTAG
- a CDS encoding sporulation/spore germination protein, with the protein MNTPKKYFLPLIFATIFVSLSSCSSNPTVRNIESGTPSPTTTPTTPTNSVSSQTPSQIPSVAQLREKSPSPESPKDPKEKTPSPSTKAVTGKTTNVTLYTSDAQCQELIPEKVSIPAEEPVKNAVSKILEKRDTSDFSLSGYRVNIKNGIATVDLRISPESKRQLASLSSCEQFALFGSLRKTLTSNAQWNIKEVRFTEAGKDIVL; encoded by the coding sequence ATGAACACACCCAAAAAATATTTTTTACCCCTTATTTTTGCGACAATCTTTGTCAGCCTCAGCAGTTGTAGTTCTAACCCCACCGTTCGTAATATTGAAAGCGGAACGCCATCCCCTACGACAACACCGACAACACCAACGAATAGCGTCTCTTCTCAAACTCCTAGCCAGATTCCTAGCGTAGCTCAGTTGAGAGAAAAATCTCCTAGTCCAGAATCTCCCAAAGATCCCAAAGAAAAGACACCTTCCCCATCAACTAAAGCTGTTACTGGCAAAACTACTAATGTCACACTATATACAAGTGATGCCCAGTGCCAAGAACTAATTCCCGAAAAGGTTTCTATACCAGCCGAAGAACCTGTGAAAAATGCAGTAAGTAAAATTTTAGAGAAACGAGATACAAGCGATTTTAGCTTGTCTGGATATCGTGTCAATATCAAAAATGGCATTGCTACAGTTGATTTGCGAATATCTCCTGAGTCGAAGCGGCAATTAGCTTCTCTTTCTAGTTGTGAACAGTTTGCTCTGTTTGGCAGTCTCCGCAAAACCCTAACTAGTAATGCTCAATGGAATATAAAAGAGGTTCGCTTCACCGAGGCAGGTAAGGACATTGTTCTTTAG
- a CDS encoding response regulator transcription factor, whose translation MAPAKILVVDDDPAVRNLIQRFLIKQNYQVEAAEDGKTALNLFEQFNPDLVILDVNLPDVTGFNLCQEMQSRNGVFVLMLTSRADEADKIRGFAKGADDYLTKPFGLGELEVRVGAILRRQRVITTAEQKRLVFEKLMIDPVRREVALNNQAVPLTALEFDLLHFLASHPGRVWRRAELIQEVWDYEYVGDQRVVDVHIGQIRKKIEIDASQPALIQTVRGVGYKFESPAHPQQLEAKS comes from the coding sequence ATGGCTCCTGCCAAGATTCTTGTAGTTGACGACGACCCTGCGGTTCGGAATTTAATCCAACGCTTTTTGATTAAGCAGAACTATCAGGTGGAGGCTGCCGAAGATGGAAAGACAGCCTTAAATCTATTTGAGCAGTTTAACCCTGATTTGGTGATTCTAGATGTGAATTTACCAGATGTAACGGGGTTTAACCTCTGCCAAGAGATGCAAAGTCGTAATGGTGTTTTTGTTCTGATGTTGACTAGCCGTGCTGACGAAGCTGACAAAATTCGCGGCTTTGCCAAAGGTGCTGACGACTATCTCACCAAGCCTTTTGGGTTGGGAGAGCTAGAAGTCAGAGTCGGAGCGATTTTGAGGCGGCAGCGAGTGATAACTACTGCCGAGCAGAAACGCTTGGTATTTGAAAAACTGATGATCGATCCGGTGCGACGGGAGGTAGCACTTAATAACCAAGCAGTACCCTTAACTGCTCTGGAATTTGACTTGTTGCATTTTTTAGCAAGTCATCCAGGTCGAGTTTGGCGGCGTGCAGAACTAATCCAAGAGGTATGGGACTATGAATATGTCGGCGACCAACGGGTTGTAGATGTACATATTGGTCAAATTCGCAAGAAGATTGAAATTGATGCTAGTCAGCCAGCATTAATTCAAACTGTACGTGGCGTAGGGTATAAGTTTGAATCTCCTGCTCACCCCCAACAGTTGGAAGCCAAGTCCTGA
- a CDS encoding CPP1-like family protein — MSDQNPYEKLGVSEEASFDEIQDARNRLFEQHGGDAKHLEVIEAAYDAILMDRLRMRQEGKIKVPERIRFPELRVQSPPTESPTPREQSPAWLQRMLDQPTPADILLPGAWFLGLSSISLFYPEGGQQVLQLALVVGVGTSIYFLNRKEGKFGRAVLFTLISLIIGLIAGGLVASWLLPQISFISLGTNQFSTVVTFILLWLVSSFLR, encoded by the coding sequence ATGAGCGATCAAAATCCCTACGAAAAACTTGGGGTATCAGAAGAGGCTAGCTTCGATGAAATTCAAGATGCTCGTAATCGCCTATTCGAGCAACATGGTGGCGATGCCAAGCATTTAGAAGTAATTGAAGCAGCTTACGATGCGATTTTAATGGATCGCTTACGGATGCGCCAGGAAGGTAAAATTAAAGTCCCTGAACGTATCCGGTTTCCAGAGTTGCGAGTGCAATCACCTCCTACAGAGAGTCCAACTCCTCGCGAGCAGTCACCTGCATGGCTGCAACGGATGCTGGATCAGCCAACACCTGCGGATATACTTTTACCAGGAGCTTGGTTTCTGGGTTTGAGTTCTATCAGCTTGTTTTACCCAGAGGGAGGCCAGCAGGTTTTACAGTTAGCATTGGTGGTTGGGGTAGGCACTAGTATTTACTTCCTCAATCGCAAGGAAGGCAAATTTGGCCGAGCAGTTTTGTTTACCCTGATAAGTTTAATCATTGGCTTAATCGCTGGGGGACTAGTTGCTAGCTGGCTCTTACCACAAATATCATTCATCAGTCTGGGAACAAATCAGTTCTCTACTGTAGTAACGTTTATATTGTTGTGGTTGGTTAGTAGTTTTCTCCGGTAA
- a CDS encoding HAD family hydrolase, which translates to MLRLITDFDGPIIDVSERYYRVYQFCLEKTRRPNQAVQELPKAEFWQLKRSRVPEKQIALNSGLDEAQAQEFAQLRRQTVHTEAYFNYDTLAPGAVDALLKIQQAGIDLAVMTMRRVRELDYAFKKYDLGRFFPENRCYCLSNDYVKTRDIEDKPLLMARALKELPPATDTWMVGDTEADITAAKNYSIKVMAVECGIRDRTQLELYHPDLIVKDFSAAVDLVLKPKHLA; encoded by the coding sequence ATGCTAAGACTGATTACTGACTTCGACGGCCCAATTATTGATGTTTCGGAACGCTACTACCGTGTTTATCAATTTTGCTTAGAGAAAACCCGTCGCCCAAACCAAGCGGTGCAAGAACTTCCGAAAGCGGAATTTTGGCAGTTAAAGCGATCGCGCGTTCCCGAAAAACAAATCGCTTTAAATTCAGGGTTAGATGAAGCCCAAGCCCAAGAATTTGCCCAACTGCGGCGGCAAACTGTACATACAGAAGCTTATTTCAACTACGATACTCTCGCGCCTGGTGCTGTAGACGCACTGTTAAAAATTCAACAAGCTGGAATTGATTTAGCAGTTATGACCATGCGCCGGGTTAGAGAACTAGATTATGCCTTTAAAAAATACGATTTAGGGAGATTTTTCCCAGAAAATCGTTGTTATTGCCTCAGTAACGACTACGTTAAAACTCGTGATATTGAAGATAAGCCCTTGTTAATGGCTAGGGCATTAAAAGAACTGCCCCCAGCTACTGATACTTGGATGGTGGGAGATACGGAAGCCGATATCACCGCAGCGAAAAATTATAGTATTAAAGTGATGGCTGTGGAATGTGGTATCCGCGATCGCACCCAATTGGAACTTTACCACCCCGACTTAATCGTTAAAGATTTTAGCGCTGCTGTAGATTTGGTCTTAAAACCTAAACACCTTGCCTAG
- a CDS encoding GNAT family N-acetyltransferase — protein sequence MMPDYKISIESQSDSKEVDFVDKQLHQFNVSKIGDYQYTSLFVLLRDSEKKVVGGLEGFLGLGWFHIGTLWITENLRGYGYGKALLLAAEQEAVNRGCLYAYLFTYSFQAPEFYQHLGYEVFGELEDFPVGHRRYFLKKSLQKTLS from the coding sequence ATGATGCCTGATTACAAAATATCAATTGAAAGTCAGTCAGACTCCAAAGAAGTTGATTTTGTAGACAAGCAACTTCACCAATTCAATGTAAGTAAAATTGGTGATTACCAATATACGTCACTGTTTGTATTGCTTCGTGATTCAGAAAAAAAAGTAGTCGGTGGTTTGGAGGGTTTTCTCGGCTTGGGATGGTTCCATATCGGTACTCTTTGGATTACAGAGAATTTAAGAGGTTATGGATATGGAAAAGCACTTCTTTTGGCGGCAGAGCAAGAGGCTGTTAATCGTGGTTGTTTATACGCATATCTTTTTACTTACAGTTTCCAAGCTCCTGAATTTTATCAGCACTTGGGTTATGAAGTTTTTGGAGAGTTAGAAGATTTCCCTGTAGGCCATCGTCGATACTTTCTTAAAAAGAGTTTACAAAAAACCCTTAGCTAA
- the hppD gene encoding 4-hydroxyphenylpyruvate dioxygenase: MKIDRVHFYVEDAKMWRDWFVHHLGFQSVADRSNSFHTCTEVVKSGAVCFFLSSPLLPTSPVAEFLRNYPPGVADVAFAVEDVEAAIALAEKHGATILQPIQERQVGTAFIKCGKIAAWGGLTHTLIERSFASNHPSLVFDKGQMTNDNTITAIDHIVLNVAVGELDRAVAWYENILDFQPQQAFKIKTNRSALHSQVMVSHNGSVQLPINEPASKNSQIQEFLDVNRGPGVQHIALRTTNLVSAIAKFRASGLSLLSVPQTYYTQLKQRPGLPLSLLEIEAIAQQEILVDWQEYTPLEGGNSAPLLLQIFTQPIFEQPTFFFEFIERRFQAKGFGEGNFRALFEAIESEQIKRGTLQ; encoded by the coding sequence ATGAAAATTGATCGCGTTCATTTCTATGTAGAAGATGCCAAAATGTGGCGGGATTGGTTTGTACACCATCTTGGTTTTCAATCAGTAGCCGATCGCAGCAATTCATTTCACACTTGTACAGAAGTGGTGAAAAGTGGTGCTGTTTGCTTTTTTCTATCTTCACCACTGTTGCCCACAAGCCCAGTAGCGGAGTTTTTGCGTAACTATCCCCCTGGTGTGGCAGATGTCGCTTTTGCTGTAGAAGATGTTGAAGCTGCGATCGCACTTGCTGAAAAACACGGTGCGACAATCCTCCAACCCATTCAGGAACGCCAGGTAGGTACGGCGTTCATTAAATGTGGCAAAATTGCCGCTTGGGGTGGATTGACTCATACGTTGATAGAAAGGTCATTTGCCAGTAATCATCCGTCATTGGTTTTTGACAAAGGACAAATGACAAATGACAACACTATTACTGCCATAGATCATATAGTGCTAAATGTGGCAGTTGGGGAATTGGATCGTGCCGTCGCTTGGTACGAAAATATTTTAGATTTTCAACCCCAGCAAGCATTTAAAATTAAAACCAATCGTTCTGCTTTACACAGCCAGGTGATGGTTTCGCATAACGGCAGCGTCCAATTGCCAATTAATGAACCAGCTTCCAAAAATTCTCAAATTCAGGAATTTTTAGATGTCAATCGGGGGCCAGGAGTTCAACATATTGCCTTACGGACAACTAATCTTGTCAGTGCGATCGCTAAATTTCGTGCCAGTGGTTTATCTTTACTCTCTGTTCCTCAAACCTATTACACTCAACTCAAACAGCGTCCAGGATTGCCTTTATCACTTTTAGAAATTGAGGCGATCGCGCAACAAGAAATTCTCGTAGACTGGCAAGAATATACTCCTTTAGAGGGAGGAAATAGCGCACCATTGTTACTACAAATTTTTACCCAGCCCATTTTTGAACAGCCGACATTTTTCTTTGAATTTATTGAACGCCGTTTCCAAGCTAAAGGTTTTGGCGAAGGTAACTTTCGTGCTTTATTTGAAGCCATTGAAAGCGAACAAATCAAACGCGGTACTTTGCAATGA
- a CDS encoding SDR family oxidoreductase produces MQDKVVVIVGATGGIGSALTRKLASTGVRLVLAARDAVRLTTLATDLPGKVLTVPTDITDPQQVDTLIEKTIAAFGQIDILVNAAGVGILKPYNSLEPADLDKMLDVNLKGSFYTTQAAAEEMQKRKSGHICNVVGILGKHSMGMAAAYSASKFGVVGFSKCMAEELKRFGIKFTLFYFGGVDSPFWDNVNLKVDRKKMLSPETAANAIFFALSAEPQAVPMEINIQPDSHLFF; encoded by the coding sequence ATGCAGGATAAAGTTGTCGTTATTGTCGGTGCTACTGGTGGTATTGGTTCAGCTTTAACACGCAAACTTGCGTCTACCGGAGTCAGGTTGGTATTGGCTGCGAGAGATGCAGTTCGTTTAACAACACTGGCTACTGATTTACCAGGGAAAGTTTTGACTGTTCCCACAGATATTACTGACCCCCAACAGGTAGATACTTTGATAGAAAAGACCATCGCGGCGTTTGGTCAAATCGATATTTTAGTGAATGCAGCCGGTGTAGGTATACTCAAGCCTTACAACAGCCTGGAACCTGCTGATTTAGACAAGATGCTAGATGTCAACTTAAAAGGTAGCTTTTATACTACCCAGGCGGCTGCTGAAGAGATGCAAAAGCGCAAATCTGGTCACATCTGTAATGTGGTAGGAATTCTGGGCAAGCATTCGATGGGGATGGCAGCAGCTTATTCTGCTTCTAAGTTTGGTGTTGTGGGTTTTAGCAAGTGCATGGCAGAGGAACTGAAGCGTTTTGGTATCAAGTTCACGCTATTCTACTTTGGTGGGGTAGATTCTCCTTTCTGGGATAATGTCAACCTAAAAGTAGACCGGAAAAAAATGCTCAGTCCTGAAACTGCTGCCAATGCTATTTTCTTTGCCCTTTCTGCCGAACCGCAAGCTGTGCCAATGGAAATTAACATTCAACCTGATAGTCATTTGTTCTTTTAG